The following are from one region of the Halogeometricum sp. S3BR5-2 genome:
- a CDS encoding NAD-dependent epimerase/dehydratase family protein, whose protein sequence is MTDTDIDTALVVGGTRFIGRHAVEDLLDHGYEVAIFNRGNHENPFEDDDRVTRVEGDRTDDTDLKAAKLSVEPDVVIDCVAYYPADVEAAVEIFSDVDAYVFVSSGSAYGREEIPKREGETPLCECTPEQAEDDSDETYGPRKAEGDRVVFEAAMDGVNAMSVRPCIVYGPHDYTERLDYWISRVEEYDRIVVPGDGTNLWHRAYVEDVASALRVVAERGTPGEAYNVGDRRLATLEETVELIADAAGESVDVVHAGERELAAAGLSPDDFVLYREYPHVMDTNKLSDLGWESTPLDEAMAVTVDEHRDSDRDGEEWDPGRDAEESVLEILDTL, encoded by the coding sequence ATGACCGACACCGACATCGACACCGCACTCGTCGTCGGCGGGACGCGCTTCATCGGCCGCCACGCCGTCGAGGACCTCTTGGACCACGGCTACGAGGTGGCCATCTTCAACCGCGGGAACCACGAGAACCCATTCGAGGACGACGACCGGGTGACGCGCGTGGAGGGCGACCGGACGGACGACACGGACCTGAAGGCCGCGAAACTCTCCGTCGAACCCGACGTCGTCATCGACTGCGTGGCGTACTACCCGGCGGACGTGGAGGCCGCCGTGGAGATATTCTCCGACGTCGACGCCTACGTCTTCGTTTCGAGCGGGTCGGCGTACGGGCGCGAGGAGATACCCAAGCGCGAGGGCGAGACGCCGCTGTGCGAGTGTACGCCCGAACAGGCCGAGGACGACTCCGACGAGACGTACGGGCCGCGCAAGGCCGAGGGCGACAGAGTCGTCTTCGAGGCCGCGATGGACGGCGTGAACGCGATGTCCGTCCGTCCCTGCATCGTCTACGGCCCGCACGACTACACCGAGCGGTTGGACTACTGGATCAGTCGGGTCGAGGAGTACGACCGAATCGTCGTCCCCGGCGACGGGACGAACCTCTGGCACCGCGCGTACGTCGAAGACGTGGCGAGTGCGCTCCGCGTCGTCGCCGAACGCGGCACGCCGGGGGAGGCGTACAACGTCGGCGACCGCCGACTCGCCACTCTGGAGGAGACGGTGGAACTGATAGCCGACGCCGCCGGCGAGTCCGTCGACGTCGTCCACGCCGGCGAACGGGAACTCGCCGCCGCCGGCCTCTCACCCGACGATTTCGTCCTCTACCGGGAGTACCCGCACGTCATGGACACGAACAAGCTCTCGGACCTCGGCTGGGAATCGACGCCGCTGGACGAGGCGATGGCCGTCACGGTGGACGAACACCGCGATTCGGACCGCGACGGGGAGGAGTGGGACCCCGGCCGCGACGCCGAGGAGTCGGTGCTGGAGATTCTGGATACGCTGTAG
- a CDS encoding alanyl-tRNA editing protein, which produces MSSEPLYLEDTARRTFEATVESVAGDRVVLDRTCFYPTGGGQPHDTGRLRDGTGREWRVADVTKKGDILHTLDGDPPDPGTAVTGEIDWERRYAHMRYHTAQHLLSAVLLERYDAETTGNQLYDDHAHLDCAYERFERSDLDRIEARVNELVAEARAVRWYSLDREAAEASLDPARTRIHLLPDSITEVRIVEIGGADDDHPFDRTACAGTHVADTGAVGTMEVTGRRTQGSAEERIEFVLR; this is translated from the coding sequence ATGTCGAGCGAACCGCTCTACTTGGAGGACACCGCGCGCCGGACGTTCGAGGCGACAGTCGAATCCGTCGCCGGCGATAGGGTCGTCCTCGACCGGACCTGCTTTTACCCCACCGGCGGAGGACAACCGCACGACACCGGCCGTCTCCGAGACGGAACGGGCCGCGAGTGGCGCGTCGCTGACGTGACGAAGAAGGGCGACATCCTCCACACGCTGGACGGAGACCCGCCAGACCCGGGTACCGCCGTCACCGGCGAGATAGACTGGGAGCGCCGGTACGCTCACATGCGCTACCACACGGCACAGCACCTCCTCTCGGCGGTCCTTCTCGAACGCTACGACGCGGAGACGACGGGCAACCAACTGTACGACGACCACGCGCACCTCGACTGCGCCTACGAGCGGTTCGAGCGCTCGGACCTCGACCGCATCGAGGCGCGCGTGAACGAACTCGTCGCGGAGGCCCGAGCGGTGCGGTGGTACTCGCTCGACCGCGAGGCGGCCGAGGCGTCGCTGGACCCCGCGCGGACGCGCATCCACCTGCTCCCCGACTCCATCACGGAGGTTCGCATCGTGGAGATAGGAGGTGCGGACGACGACCACCCGTTCGACCGGACCGCCTGCGCCGGGACGCACGTCGCCGACACCGGGGCGGTCGGAACGATGGAGGTGACGGGCCGCCGGACGCAGGGGTCGGCCGAGGAGCGAATCGAGTTCGTCCTGCGCTGA
- a CDS encoding diacylglycerol/lipid kinase family protein, which translates to MKHTTETAVDEPVAGAMPQTDRERWVILNPVSGTADHAERVRELAAERGYRVEETDREGHAAELARRAATGEVTLVAVAGGDGTLHEVVNGLDEEGALDGVTVVPLPVGTENIVASNLGIRSVEQGFDVVETGARRRIDLGVADDELFAMSCIAGLLADASIATSDELKERFGSMAFVVAGLQEMASFDGLHVDLTAVSQGEETRWSGEAVCVLVGNIRRFAKEGGQANVEDGHLEVVIIEQMPTTEMVAEALTQRVLGEETENVFHVRASQLEIDAADGETIDFSLDGEPHSDSELVLHTRPRSLRVCVGPDYDASPFYS; encoded by the coding sequence ATGAAGCACACGACGGAGACAGCCGTCGACGAACCCGTCGCCGGCGCGATGCCGCAGACGGACCGGGAGCGGTGGGTCATCCTCAACCCGGTCAGCGGGACGGCCGACCACGCAGAACGGGTTCGGGAACTCGCCGCCGAACGCGGCTACCGGGTCGAGGAGACCGACCGCGAGGGGCACGCCGCCGAACTCGCGCGGCGGGCGGCGACGGGGGAGGTCACGCTGGTCGCCGTCGCCGGCGGCGACGGCACCCTCCACGAAGTCGTCAACGGCCTCGACGAGGAGGGCGCTCTCGACGGGGTGACCGTCGTTCCCCTCCCGGTCGGAACCGAGAACATCGTGGCGAGCAACCTCGGCATCCGGAGCGTCGAGCAGGGGTTCGACGTGGTCGAGACGGGGGCGCGACGGCGCATCGACCTCGGCGTCGCCGACGACGAACTGTTCGCGATGTCGTGTATCGCCGGCCTCCTCGCGGACGCGAGCATCGCCACCTCCGACGAACTGAAAGAGCGGTTCGGCTCGATGGCGTTCGTCGTCGCCGGCCTGCAGGAGATGGCGTCGTTCGACGGTCTGCACGTCGACCTGACGGCCGTCTCGCAGGGCGAGGAGACGCGGTGGTCCGGCGAGGCGGTCTGCGTCCTCGTCGGGAACATCCGCCGGTTCGCCAAGGAGGGCGGGCAGGCGAACGTCGAGGACGGCCACCTCGAAGTCGTCATCATCGAGCAGATGCCGACGACGGAGATGGTCGCCGAGGCGCTCACACAGCGTGTCTTGGGCGAGGAGACGGAGAACGTCTTCCACGTGCGGGCGAGCCAACTCGAAATCGACGCCGCCGACGGGGAGACCATCGACTTCAGCCTCGACGGCGAACCCCACTCCGACAGCGAACTGGTGCTCCACACCCGCCCGCGGTCGCTCCGCGTCTGCGTCGGCCCGGATTACGACGCCTCGCCGTTCTACTCCTGA
- a CDS encoding metal-dependent transcriptional regulator yields the protein MNTADQYVKAIYLLQEMEDGPAATGALADMLDVSPASANEMIGKLEDRGLAEHEKYKGVRLTEEGIVRARDALKTYCIIERFLANVLDVEEFRGEARELEPVIDDIVAERLDTIIDRNDECPDCFDPETDACCYLEVAEAEERPAD from the coding sequence ATGAACACCGCAGACCAGTACGTAAAGGCAATTTACCTCCTACAGGAGATGGAAGACGGCCCGGCAGCGACCGGCGCACTCGCGGACATGCTCGACGTGAGTCCCGCGAGCGCGAACGAGATGATCGGCAAACTCGAGGACCGCGGCCTCGCCGAGCACGAGAAGTACAAGGGCGTCCGCCTCACGGAGGAAGGTATCGTGCGCGCGCGCGACGCGCTCAAGACCTACTGCATCATCGAGCGGTTCCTCGCGAACGTCCTCGACGTCGAGGAGTTCCGGGGGGAGGCGCGCGAACTCGAACCCGTCATCGACGACATCGTCGCCGAGCGACTCGACACCATCATCGACCGCAACGACGAGTGTCCCGACTGCTTCGACCCCGAGACCGACGCCTGCTGTTACCTCGAAGTGGCCGAGGCCGAAGAGCGCCCGGCCGACTAA
- a CDS encoding HD domain-containing protein, giving the protein MGVEIKESPVSDAEFETMKRFVSDYLSASVENEEDGGRMRWYPWHSAEYRFNHILNVVELASKIAEREGADEDVVRVAALFHDIAKLEAEQEAHAEEGARVAREYLGTHGEFPQSFIEQVCQVVEDHSYQGSLADVTLETRCLIEADILDKVGANGTVLMLLRMGYEARTHMDASEMVERVLERGRAATERVESDAAESIAYQRLKRVKWFREWLEDEVPGMDHDEFGEA; this is encoded by the coding sequence GTGGGCGTTGAGATAAAGGAATCGCCCGTCTCCGACGCCGAGTTCGAGACGATGAAGCGGTTCGTCAGCGACTACCTCTCAGCCAGCGTCGAGAACGAGGAGGACGGCGGCCGGATGCGGTGGTATCCGTGGCACAGCGCCGAGTACCGCTTCAACCACATCCTCAACGTCGTCGAGTTGGCCTCGAAGATAGCCGAACGCGAGGGCGCCGACGAGGACGTCGTCCGCGTCGCCGCCCTGTTCCACGACATCGCGAAACTGGAGGCCGAACAGGAGGCGCACGCCGAGGAGGGCGCCCGCGTCGCCCGCGAGTACCTCGGGACGCACGGGGAGTTCCCTCAGTCGTTCATCGAGCAGGTGTGTCAGGTCGTCGAGGACCACTCCTATCAGGGGTCGCTCGCGGACGTGACGCTGGAGACGCGGTGTCTCATCGAGGCGGACATCCTCGACAAGGTCGGTGCTAACGGCACCGTGCTGATGCTCCTGCGGATGGGTTACGAGGCCCGGACGCACATGGACGCCTCCGAGATGGTCGAACGCGTCCTCGAACGCGGGCGCGCGGCGACCGAACGGGTCGAGAGCGACGCCGCCGAGAGCATCGCCTACCAGCGTCTCAAGCGCGTGAAGTGGTTCCGCGAGTGGCTCGAAGACGAGGTGCCCGGCATGGACCACGACGAGTTCGGCGAGGCCTGA
- the gltB gene encoding glutamate synthase large subunit gives MTKPHRDTPAKSAGLADPTDERSNCGVGAVIDLDGGASHETVADGLELLINLEHRGTTGAEEDTGDGAGIMIQRPDEFFDAVVDAELPEEYAVGSVFMPTEDAERETLTEVFERELGAHGLDVLHWRDVPTDNSDLGKTAVDSEPDVWQAFVAPTSEMDADAFDRALYVGRRAVENAVDDLDSAGAGRFYVCSLSRKTLVYKGLLKGDQLAGYYPDLTDERMKTTLTLVHERFSTNTLGAWHLAHPYRNVVHNGEINTIRGNVNWMRARETDIEHPAFGDDLEEVTPVTRADQSDTASVDNVVELLLRGGRELPHVLRMLIPEAYHGDDAMAPERREWYDYHASLVEPWDGPALVAATDGDRVAAVLDRNGLRPCRYDVTTDNRLIMASEAGALDTDPSDIRERGRLQPGQLFVADPEEGRVIPDEEVFDSLTDEKYGEWVESEQRRMGELADADDYAPQGRVEDLRARQAAFGYTTDQLNHLIEPMARDGKDPVGSMGDDTPLSVLSDFDRPLFTYFKQLFAQVTNPPLDYIREELVTSLESRLGGQRNLLDETPEHARQLVLDSPIISDAETAAIKDLDGEMSSTVVDITFETETSLREAVERVRDDAKEAIADGADVVVLSDRNLGPDRAAVPSLLATGAVHHSLVRNGMRNHAGLVVESGEPSEVHHMATLIGYGAGAVNPYLAYQTIGDIVAGPDGADEEASIAAYTKALEDGVLKTMAKMGISTVASYQGAQIFEAVGLDSDFVAEYFEGTEIRTEGIGIDVVEQDLMTRHAVAYGADPDLQHQGEFEHRSNGIHHQWNPKTVGTLQQAVRSGNYEKYQEFADLINDQSKELQTLRGLLEFDPDPDRESVPIEEVEPVEDIVERFSTAAMSLGSLSPEAHENNSIAMNRIGGKSNSGEGGEPPERFGTEKECNVKQVASGRFGVTSQYLSSADEIQIKMAQGSKPGEGGHLPGKKVNEMIAHVRFATPGVGLISPPPLHDIYSIEDLKQLIHDLKAANPDADINVKLVSEAGIGTIAAGVAKANADVVHISGHDGGTGASPKTSIKNAGLPWELGLAEANQMLRATNLRSRIRVTADGGMKTGRDIAVAALLGAEEYVFGTASLVTSGCVMARQCHENTCPVGVATQREDLRKRFPGQPDHVINYMTFMAQEFREIMAELGFTSVDEMIGRPSLLRQRETDHEKAKHLDLSSVLAEPASGARYKTESQAHSDVADQIDHELIKQAEPALEDGKPVQIHRELSNVDRAVGAMLSNEISDRYGGEGLADDTIRCEFSGVAGQSFGAFLASGVTMRLSGASNDYVGKGLSGGKIVVSTPETAAYEADENVLIGNVAFYGATQGEAYINGVAGERFCVRNSGVKAVVEGVGDHGCEYMTGGVVAVLGDTGRNFAAGMSGGVAYVYDPDEEFEAKANTGMVSLSEDLDDSDEAMLRRLVENHAEYTDSERAAGMLEEWGSVVEDFVKVMPDAYAGIIDEREDADVRRELPESASAASASGDSGTVAQTSDD, from the coding sequence ATGACCAAGCCACATAGAGACACCCCTGCGAAATCGGCCGGGTTGGCGGACCCGACCGACGAGCGTTCGAACTGTGGGGTCGGAGCCGTAATCGACCTCGACGGCGGAGCCAGCCACGAGACCGTCGCCGACGGACTCGAACTCCTGATCAATCTCGAACACCGGGGCACCACCGGTGCCGAGGAGGACACGGGCGACGGCGCGGGCATCATGATACAGCGCCCCGACGAGTTCTTCGACGCCGTCGTCGACGCCGAGTTGCCCGAGGAGTACGCCGTCGGCTCCGTCTTCATGCCGACGGAGGACGCCGAACGGGAGACGCTGACCGAAGTGTTCGAACGGGAACTGGGCGCACACGGACTGGACGTGCTTCACTGGCGCGACGTCCCGACGGACAACTCCGACCTCGGGAAAACGGCCGTCGACTCCGAACCCGACGTCTGGCAGGCGTTCGTCGCCCCAACGAGCGAGATGGACGCCGACGCGTTCGACCGCGCCCTGTACGTCGGGCGCCGAGCCGTCGAGAACGCCGTCGACGACCTCGACTCGGCGGGTGCGGGCCGCTTCTACGTCTGCTCGCTGTCTCGGAAGACGCTCGTCTACAAGGGCCTGCTCAAGGGCGACCAACTCGCCGGCTACTACCCGGACCTGACCGACGAGCGCATGAAGACGACGCTGACGCTCGTCCACGAGCGGTTCTCGACGAACACCTTGGGCGCGTGGCACCTCGCACACCCGTACCGCAACGTCGTCCACAACGGCGAGATAAACACCATCCGCGGCAACGTCAACTGGATGCGCGCGCGGGAGACGGACATCGAGCACCCCGCCTTCGGCGACGACTTGGAGGAGGTCACGCCGGTGACGAGAGCGGACCAGTCCGACACCGCCTCCGTCGACAACGTCGTCGAACTGCTCCTCCGCGGCGGCCGCGAACTCCCGCACGTCCTGCGGATGCTCATCCCCGAGGCGTACCACGGCGACGACGCGATGGCCCCCGAACGCCGGGAGTGGTACGACTACCACGCCTCCCTGGTCGAACCGTGGGACGGTCCCGCCCTCGTGGCGGCCACCGACGGCGACCGGGTGGCCGCGGTCCTCGACCGCAACGGCCTCCGGCCGTGCCGCTACGACGTCACCACCGACAACCGACTCATCATGGCCTCCGAAGCCGGAGCGCTCGACACCGACCCCTCGGACATCCGCGAGCGCGGCCGGCTTCAGCCCGGACAGCTGTTCGTCGCCGACCCCGAGGAGGGGCGCGTCATCCCCGACGAGGAGGTGTTCGACTCGCTGACCGACGAGAAGTACGGCGAGTGGGTCGAGTCCGAGCAGCGCCGGATGGGCGAACTGGCCGACGCGGACGACTACGCGCCGCAGGGCCGCGTCGAGGACCTGCGCGCCCGACAGGCCGCCTTCGGCTACACGACCGACCAGCTCAACCACCTCATCGAACCGATGGCGCGCGACGGGAAGGACCCCGTCGGGTCGATGGGCGACGACACCCCCCTGTCGGTCCTCTCGGACTTCGACCGACCGCTGTTCACCTACTTCAAACAGCTGTTCGCGCAGGTGACGAACCCGCCGCTGGACTACATCCGCGAGGAACTCGTCACCTCCCTGGAGTCGCGCCTCGGCGGCCAGCGCAACCTGCTCGACGAGACGCCCGAGCACGCCCGCCAACTCGTGCTCGACTCGCCCATCATCTCGGACGCGGAGACGGCGGCCATCAAGGACCTCGACGGAGAGATGTCATCGACTGTCGTCGACATCACCTTCGAGACCGAAACGTCGCTACGCGAGGCGGTCGAACGCGTCCGCGACGACGCGAAGGAGGCCATCGCCGACGGCGCCGACGTCGTCGTGCTCTCGGACCGGAACCTCGGTCCGGACCGCGCCGCCGTCCCGAGTCTGCTGGCGACGGGCGCGGTCCACCACAGCCTCGTCCGAAACGGCATGCGGAACCACGCGGGCCTCGTCGTCGAGTCGGGCGAACCAAGCGAGGTCCACCACATGGCCACGCTCATCGGCTACGGCGCGGGCGCGGTGAACCCCTACCTCGCCTACCAGACCATCGGCGACATCGTCGCCGGCCCCGACGGCGCCGACGAAGAGGCGTCCATCGCCGCCTACACGAAGGCGCTCGAAGACGGCGTGCTGAAGACGATGGCGAAGATGGGCATCTCCACCGTCGCCTCCTACCAGGGCGCACAGATTTTCGAGGCGGTCGGCCTCGACTCCGACTTCGTCGCGGAGTACTTCGAGGGGACGGAGATTCGGACGGAGGGAATCGGCATCGACGTCGTCGAACAGGACCTCATGACCCGTCACGCCGTCGCCTACGGCGCGGACCCGGACCTCCAGCACCAGGGCGAGTTCGAGCACCGCTCGAACGGCATCCACCACCAGTGGAACCCGAAGACGGTCGGGACGCTCCAGCAGGCGGTCCGGTCGGGCAACTACGAGAAGTACCAGGAGTTCGCCGACCTCATCAACGACCAGTCGAAGGAGCTTCAGACGCTCCGCGGCCTCCTGGAGTTCGACCCGGACCCCGACCGCGAGTCGGTACCCATCGAGGAGGTCGAACCCGTCGAGGACATCGTCGAGCGCTTCTCGACGGCGGCGATGTCGCTCGGCAGCCTCTCGCCGGAGGCCCACGAGAACAACTCCATCGCCATGAACCGCATCGGCGGCAAGTCCAACTCCGGCGAGGGCGGCGAACCGCCCGAGCGGTTCGGCACGGAGAAGGAGTGCAACGTGAAGCAGGTGGCGTCGGGCCGCTTCGGCGTCACGAGCCAGTACCTCTCCTCGGCCGACGAGATTCAGATCAAGATGGCGCAGGGCTCGAAGCCCGGCGAGGGCGGTCACCTGCCCGGCAAGAAGGTCAACGAGATGATAGCGCACGTCCGCTTCGCCACGCCGGGCGTCGGCCTCATCTCGCCGCCGCCGCTGCACGACATCTACTCCATCGAGGACCTGAAACAGCTCATCCACGACCTGAAGGCGGCCAACCCGGACGCCGACATCAACGTCAAACTCGTCTCGGAGGCCGGCATCGGCACCATCGCCGCGGGCGTGGCGAAGGCGAACGCCGACGTGGTCCACATCTCGGGGCACGACGGCGGCACCGGCGCCTCGCCGAAGACCTCGATTAAAAACGCCGGCCTGCCGTGGGAACTCGGCCTCGCGGAGGCCAACCAGATGCTGCGGGCGACGAACCTGCGCTCGCGCATCCGCGTCACCGCCGACGGCGGGATGAAGACGGGGCGAGACATCGCCGTCGCCGCCCTCCTCGGCGCCGAGGAGTACGTGTTCGGCACGGCGTCGCTCGTCACCTCGGGATGCGTGATGGCCCGACAGTGCCACGAGAACACCTGTCCGGTCGGCGTCGCCACCCAGCGGGAGGACCTGCGCAAGCGCTTCCCCGGTCAGCCCGACCACGTCATCAACTACATGACGTTCATGGCCCAGGAGTTCCGCGAGATAATGGCCGAACTCGGCTTCACCTCGGTCGACGAGATGATCGGTCGCCCCTCGCTGCTCCGCCAGCGAGAGACCGACCACGAGAAGGCCAAGCATCTCGACCTCTCCTCCGTCCTCGCCGAACCCGCCTCGGGCGCGCGCTACAAGACGGAGTCGCAGGCGCACTCGGACGTAGCCGACCAGATAGACCACGAACTCATCAAACAGGCCGAACCCGCGCTCGAAGACGGCAAACCGGTCCAGATTCACCGCGAACTGTCGAACGTGGACCGCGCCGTCGGCGCGATGCTGTCGAACGAGATATCCGACCGCTACGGCGGCGAGGGACTCGCGGACGACACCATCCGATGTGAGTTCTCCGGCGTCGCCGGCCAGTCGTTCGGCGCGTTCCTCGCCAGCGGCGTGACGATGCGCCTCTCGGGCGCCTCGAACGACTACGTCGGCAAGGGGCTCTCCGGCGGGAAGATCGTCGTCTCGACGCCCGAGACGGCCGCCTACGAGGCCGACGAGAACGTCCTCATCGGCAACGTCGCCTTCTACGGGGCGACGCAGGGCGAGGCCTACATCAACGGCGTCGCGGGCGAGCGGTTCTGCGTCCGCAACTCGGGCGTGAAGGCCGTCGTCGAGGGCGTCGGCGACCACGGCTGTGAGTACATGACCGGCGGCGTCGTCGCCGTCCTCGGCGACACGGGCCGGAACTTCGCCGCGGGGATGTCCGGCGGCGTCGCGTACGTGTACGACCCCGACGAGGAGTTCGAGGCGAAGGCGAACACCGGCATGGTCTCGCTCTCCGAGGACCTCGACGACTCCGACGAGGCGATGCTGCGCCGCCTCGTCGAGAACCACGCCGAGTACACCGACTCCGAGCGCGCGGCCGGCATGCTCGAGGAGTGGGGAAGCGTCGTCGAGGACTTCGTGAAGGTGATGCCCGACGCCTACGCGGGCATCATCGACGAACGCGAGGACGCCGACGTGCGCCGGGAACTGCCCGAGTCGGCCTCGGCCGCCTCGGCGTCCGGCGACTCCGGCACCGTGGCGCAGACCAGCGACGACTGA
- a CDS encoding nucleoside triphosphate pyrophosphohydrolase, protein MTREYDKLVRDRIPDVIRADGERPVTHAATGEEYRRRLREKLVEEATEFAEDGELAELADVLAVFDAMCDAVGTTPEEVRRLGAEKAAERGGFSDGVVLERVETDPTDGFENADSR, encoded by the coding sequence GTGACCCGCGAGTACGACAAACTCGTCCGCGACCGCATCCCGGACGTGATTCGCGCGGACGGCGAGCGACCCGTGACGCACGCCGCGACCGGCGAGGAGTACCGCCGCCGTCTCCGCGAGAAACTGGTCGAGGAAGCGACGGAGTTCGCGGAAGACGGGGAACTGGCCGAACTCGCGGACGTGCTGGCCGTGTTCGACGCGATGTGCGACGCCGTCGGAACGACGCCCGAGGAGGTCCGCCGACTCGGGGCGGAGAAGGCGGCCGAACGCGGCGGCTTCTCCGACGGAGTCGTCCTCGAACGCGTCGAGACCGACCCGACGGACGGGTTCGAGAACGCCGACTCCCGGTAG
- a CDS encoding ferritin family protein, with product MSVGRRVTSDHQLARLLQIGIVLEEVVEARAHHHYQSLADDERELDEEIEELLEHAAEESAEHRDRLEDIIADLDAESIPFEDIETLVEAQYGNTKPEDFDGVLYDQLCNEETAYKFYDDLIDAIEASEAQFSVDREHLVRLLTEIREEEAEGVESVTRIMETRE from the coding sequence ATGAGCGTCGGTCGCCGCGTCACCTCAGACCACCAACTCGCCCGTCTCCTCCAGATCGGCATCGTCCTCGAGGAAGTGGTCGAGGCGCGGGCGCACCACCACTACCAGTCGCTCGCGGACGACGAACGCGAACTCGACGAGGAGATAGAGGAACTGCTCGAACACGCCGCGGAGGAGTCCGCGGAGCACCGCGACCGCTTGGAGGATATCATCGCGGACCTCGACGCCGAGAGCATCCCGTTCGAGGACATCGAGACGCTCGTGGAGGCGCAGTACGGCAACACCAAACCGGAGGACTTCGACGGCGTCCTCTACGACCAACTGTGCAACGAGGAGACGGCCTACAAGTTCTACGACGACCTCATCGACGCCATCGAGGCCAGCGAGGCGCAGTTCAGCGTCGACAGAGAGCACCTCGTCCGCCTGCTCACCGAGATTCGAGAGGAGGAGGCCGAGGGCGTCGAATCAGTGACCCGAATCATGGAGACGCGCGAATGA
- a CDS encoding APC family permease encodes MSTENQTGDPAENQGGDLGLTGAVSMALGGMIGGGIYAVLGVVVNISGQLAWLSFVLAGLVALCAGYSYIKLNQLSKPEGASPTYLEWFADSSTLAGMAGWTLLFGYVGSMAMYAYAFGSYFVDIISVDQLLGLPLRPLLSLAIIGIFVALNLVGVEESGWVEIVLVVVKIAVLVGFVGFGLWFGSGNGGIQTGLGSIGGLTFEPIMAAAMSFVAFQGWQLLMYSQSTIKDHSDTNPTAIYISIPTAVLIYIGVAIVTTSIVGVSLVSQRPEVALATAASQFGGSWGHLIIALSALFSTASAINATLFTSAQFSDRLIENDLLPTRLDSNTPDEFEEGALPKRIIILLGVLTAAFTVVGSLEGITSFASLTFIVVFGGMSYLALTQRDHEDVSAIPPAIGLVGTVVFLPLMMINLFNTQRTVFYTVVGISVVVTLVELAYFRTDILEEKTERDVSGSD; translated from the coding sequence ATGTCTACAGAGAATCAGACGGGCGACCCCGCCGAGAACCAAGGGGGGGACCTCGGTCTCACGGGGGCCGTATCGATGGCCCTCGGCGGGATGATCGGCGGCGGCATCTACGCCGTCCTCGGGGTCGTCGTGAACATCTCCGGGCAACTCGCGTGGCTCTCGTTCGTGTTGGCCGGTCTCGTCGCACTGTGCGCGGGGTACTCGTACATCAAACTGAACCAACTGAGCAAGCCCGAGGGGGCGTCGCCGACGTACCTCGAGTGGTTCGCCGACAGTTCCACGCTCGCCGGGATGGCGGGATGGACGCTCCTGTTCGGGTACGTCGGGTCGATGGCGATGTACGCCTACGCCTTCGGGAGCTACTTCGTCGACATCATCAGCGTCGACCAACTGCTCGGGCTACCGCTTCGACCCCTCCTCTCCTTGGCCATCATCGGCATCTTCGTCGCGCTCAACCTCGTCGGCGTCGAGGAGTCCGGTTGGGTCGAAATCGTTCTGGTCGTCGTCAAGATAGCCGTCCTCGTCGGCTTCGTCGGCTTCGGCCTCTGGTTCGGCTCCGGGAACGGCGGCATACAGACCGGCCTCGGGTCCATCGGAGGGCTCACCTTCGAGCCCATCATGGCCGCCGCGATGTCGTTCGTCGCGTTCCAGGGCTGGCAGCTCTTGATGTACTCGCAGTCGACCATCAAAGACCACAGCGACACCAACCCCACCGCCATCTACATCTCGATTCCGACGGCGGTGCTCATCTACATCGGCGTCGCCATCGTCACCACGAGTATCGTCGGCGTCTCCTTGGTCTCTCAGCGCCCCGAAGTCGCGCTGGCGACGGCCGCCTCCCAGTTCGGCGGGAGTTGGGGTCACCTCATCATCGCGCTGTCGGCGCTGTTCTCCACGGCCAGCGCCATCAACGCGACGCTTTTCACCAGCGCGCAGTTCTCCGACCGACTCATCGAGAACGACCTGCTGCCCACCCGTCTCGACAGCAACACGCCCGACGAGTTCGAGGAGGGAGCCCTGCCGAAGCGCATCATCATCCTGCTCGGCGTGCTGACCGCCGCGTTCACCGTCGTCGGGAGCCTCGAAGGCATCACCTCGTTCGCGTCGCTGACGTTCATCGTCGTCTTCGGCGGGATGAGCTACCTCGCGCTCACCCAACGCGACCACGAGGACGTCTCCGCGATTCCGCCCGCAATCGGACTCGTCGGGACTGTCGTCTTCCTGCCGCTGATGATGATCAACCTGTTCAACACTCAGCGTACGGTGTTCTACACCGTCGTGGGTATCAGCGTCGTCGTCACCCTCGTCGAACTCGCCTACTTCCGAACGGACATCCTCGAGGAGAAGACGGAGCGGGACGTGTCGGGAAGCGACTGA